From Humibacter ginsenosidimutans, a single genomic window includes:
- a CDS encoding glycosyltransferase family 4 protein: MPQNARLRAVTDVAIATNNGDIGGGEVMMLRIATALRERGIRVTVVVPRAPDAVAQVAMHAGHTVAVLDADDRPEWMRALRRWDARRRTGVLWCNGLVPAVATAGHRRRVVHLHQRPTGIHRPLSVMARARASAVLVPSRSMLAEVPHARVLPNWTDPLPATTRLRAPGDPFVVGFLGRVSMDKGIGVLAEALRMLDQRHPGAFRLALGGESRFVSDASVAASEAALAPIAPITDRLGWIDPADLFDRIDLLVVPSVQPETFGLVAAEGMSARVPVLVTDAGALPEVVGDEHPLIVTAGDPTALAEKIVAASDGRLRADVDAQYARWLTCFSPDTGARHVRELLSELAP; encoded by the coding sequence GTGCCGCAGAACGCCCGCCTCCGAGCCGTGACCGACGTCGCCATCGCCACGAACAACGGCGACATCGGCGGCGGCGAAGTCATGATGCTGCGCATCGCGACTGCGCTCCGCGAGCGGGGCATCCGGGTCACCGTCGTCGTCCCGCGTGCACCTGACGCGGTCGCCCAGGTCGCCATGCACGCGGGCCACACCGTGGCGGTGCTCGACGCGGACGACCGCCCGGAGTGGATGCGCGCGCTGCGACGCTGGGACGCCCGCCGGCGCACCGGAGTGCTGTGGTGCAACGGACTCGTTCCGGCGGTCGCGACGGCCGGGCATCGCCGCCGTGTCGTGCATCTGCATCAGCGGCCCACCGGCATCCACCGGCCGCTCTCGGTGATGGCGCGCGCACGGGCATCCGCCGTGCTTGTGCCGTCGCGCAGCATGCTGGCGGAGGTACCGCACGCCCGGGTACTGCCGAACTGGACGGATCCTCTCCCTGCGACCACCCGCCTTCGCGCCCCGGGCGACCCGTTCGTGGTCGGCTTCCTGGGACGGGTCTCGATGGACAAGGGCATCGGCGTGCTGGCGGAGGCGCTGCGGATGCTCGACCAGCGGCATCCCGGAGCATTCCGTCTCGCTCTCGGCGGCGAGTCACGCTTCGTCTCGGACGCGTCAGTCGCCGCATCGGAGGCGGCGCTCGCGCCGATCGCACCGATCACGGACCGGCTCGGCTGGATCGACCCCGCCGATCTCTTCGATCGCATCGACCTGCTCGTGGTGCCCTCGGTACAACCGGAGACGTTCGGGCTCGTGGCCGCCGAGGGCATGTCGGCCCGAGTGCCCGTGCTCGTCACGGATGCCGGTGCCCTGCCCGAGGTGGTCGGCGACGAGCATCCTCTCATCGTGACAGCAGGCGACCCGACGGCGCTCGCCGAGAAGATCGTCGCAGCGAGCGATGGCCGGCTACGCGCAGACGTCGACGCCCAGTACGCGCGGTGGCTCACGTGCTTCTCGCCGGACACTGGCGCCCGGCACGTGCGCGAGCTGCTGTCGGAGCTCGCTCCGTAA
- a CDS encoding PqqD family protein: MTVRYAIRNDLAWIDALDGGRRERTAWVADLATGETFVLNDTAWLIWVLLADGASTVDELRAAADAEGAQDAFDGVEVSEFLDILTRRGLLAVQDEGTATA, translated from the coding sequence GTGACCGTCCGGTACGCCATCAGGAACGACCTGGCCTGGATCGATGCTCTGGACGGCGGACGTCGCGAGCGCACGGCCTGGGTCGCCGACCTGGCCACAGGGGAGACGTTCGTGCTCAACGACACCGCGTGGCTGATCTGGGTGCTGCTCGCCGACGGTGCCTCGACCGTCGACGAGCTGCGAGCCGCGGCCGACGCCGAAGGAGCACAGGACGCGTTCGACGGTGTCGAGGTTTCCGAGTTCCTCGACATCCTCACGCGGAGGGGCCTGCTGGCCGTGCAGGACGAGGGCACGGCGACGGCCTGA
- a CDS encoding nucleotidyltransferase family protein, with translation MQSVPVWARVHLTHAALQAVADEARVDILHIKGPTDAAFRAAVHDSTDADVLVRPEQLETFVRALRARGWSLYSDFDEGSPFGHAANYQHPSWTWVDVHRRIPGFRESPETVFDRLWRERGVLAIAHRPCTVLSPRGQVLVQTMHVARSHGYDQSETWQQCPEQLKPQVRALAEELEGQAAFAAGIGELELHRDDPDYALWDYWSREGGDRLEEWRARFRSAEGFRARMRVLARATRVNRTHLRIRLGHEPTGREVVAEQFARVGKAAGSAGRALASRLRGHDDGAST, from the coding sequence GTGCAGTCGGTTCCGGTCTGGGCAAGGGTGCACCTCACCCATGCAGCGCTGCAGGCTGTGGCTGACGAGGCCAGGGTGGACATCCTGCACATCAAGGGGCCGACGGATGCCGCCTTCCGCGCCGCCGTCCACGATTCCACCGATGCCGACGTGCTCGTGCGCCCGGAACAGCTGGAGACGTTCGTTCGGGCACTTCGAGCCCGCGGTTGGTCGCTGTACTCCGACTTCGACGAGGGATCGCCGTTCGGCCACGCGGCCAACTACCAGCATCCATCGTGGACCTGGGTGGATGTGCACCGCAGGATCCCCGGATTCCGAGAGAGCCCAGAGACAGTGTTCGACCGGCTGTGGCGGGAGCGAGGCGTTCTCGCGATCGCGCACCGGCCCTGCACCGTGCTCTCGCCGCGCGGACAAGTGCTCGTGCAGACCATGCACGTGGCCCGGTCGCACGGGTACGACCAGTCAGAGACGTGGCAGCAGTGCCCCGAGCAGCTGAAGCCCCAGGTGCGGGCGCTCGCCGAGGAGCTGGAGGGACAAGCGGCGTTCGCGGCGGGGATCGGCGAGCTCGAGCTCCATCGCGATGACCCGGACTACGCCTTGTGGGACTACTGGTCGCGCGAGGGCGGTGATCGGCTGGAAGAGTGGCGTGCTCGTTTCCGCTCGGCGGAGGGATTCCGCGCCCGCATGCGCGTGCTGGCTCGGGCCACGCGTGTGAACCGCACCCACCTGCGGATACGGCTCGGTCACGAACCGACCGGCCGTGAGGTCGTGGCCGAGCAGTTCGCGCGCGTCGGCAAGGCAGCAGGCTCGGCCGGGCGGGCATTGGCATCCCGCCTTCGCGGGCATGACGATGGGGCTTCAACGTGA
- a CDS encoding glycosyltransferase family 4 protein has translation MTAEPTVSALVLAETPVDGRLAYDVGRLADHGFTLDIPRRHALRAARKIRDVVEHRSGMKWEEAVRGIGARADMTLALLEQFALAPLQLKKLRIPPYHAHPVVMLSCWLSEELRRMSPSERRSVARRFAGVDLILFLSENQREIFVDAGFTEGQLAAVPFGIEWNRFPTPPSSRERDIPILSVGFDRGRDYRTLFRAVEGMRTRVDLYCKPVNLAGLQAPSNVTVHAPVPYEEYVSLLNRAQVVAVPTFDLAYPTGQSVALEASAAGCCVVATRSQALSEYLHDGSTALLSEPGQADQLRFRLEEAVQNEQLRTRLGAAAREMVGARYTTRHMWSAVATIVRERVCFR, from the coding sequence ATGACCGCAGAGCCGACCGTCTCCGCTCTCGTGCTTGCTGAAACGCCGGTAGATGGGCGGCTCGCCTACGATGTCGGGCGCCTCGCTGATCACGGATTCACCCTTGACATTCCTCGGAGACATGCCTTGAGGGCTGCACGGAAGATTCGGGATGTCGTTGAGCATCGCTCGGGAATGAAGTGGGAGGAAGCAGTCCGTGGCATCGGTGCCCGCGCCGACATGACTCTGGCCCTGCTCGAACAGTTCGCATTAGCGCCGCTCCAGCTGAAGAAGCTGCGAATTCCTCCTTATCACGCGCATCCTGTCGTCATGCTCTCGTGTTGGCTATCCGAAGAGCTCAGGCGAATGTCGCCCTCCGAGCGACGATCAGTGGCGAGGCGCTTCGCGGGAGTCGACCTGATCTTGTTCTTGAGTGAGAATCAGCGAGAGATATTCGTGGATGCTGGTTTTACAGAAGGCCAGCTCGCGGCCGTTCCGTTCGGTATCGAGTGGAATCGATTCCCCACTCCGCCCTCTTCTCGTGAGCGCGATATCCCGATCTTGTCAGTCGGATTTGATCGCGGGCGTGATTATCGAACGCTCTTTCGTGCGGTTGAGGGCATGCGGACGCGAGTGGATCTGTACTGCAAACCGGTGAACCTCGCGGGCCTTCAGGCACCCTCGAACGTCACAGTGCATGCCCCGGTCCCGTACGAGGAATACGTCTCCTTGCTGAACCGTGCCCAGGTCGTGGCCGTGCCGACCTTCGACCTTGCGTACCCCACTGGGCAGAGTGTTGCTTTGGAGGCGTCAGCTGCCGGCTGTTGTGTGGTCGCCACGCGCTCGCAGGCGCTGAGCGAATACCTGCACGACGGCAGCACCGCTCTACTCAGTGAGCCTGGTCAAGCTGATCAACTACGCTTTCGGCTGGAAGAGGCGGTTCAGAACGAGCAGCTCCGGACGAGGCTCGGAGCTGCCGCGCGTGAGATGGTCGGTGCCCGCTACACCACCCGACACATGTGGTCCGCCGTAGCCACGATCGTCCGCGAACGAGTGTGCTTCAGATGA
- a CDS encoding glycosyltransferase family A protein, with amino-acid sequence MSGGSGSVSVVVPCFDSGDVVIESVESALAQTYVPLDVIVVDDGSTDLRTLDALVRVAQKPRVRLIRQENSGLSAARNAAIAASNAEYVLPLDADDLIDPRYVEEAVLALSGQPDARLVYSRAELFGTRTGPWELPDFSWERILVHNLIFCSCLYRRADWVRVGGYDPFFKRGREDHDFVLKLLALGGYPVRLDGVYFHYRQSGRSMNDSFAKDRDLLVETSARLLRNNHRLYVEHAEDLFRFIFSQQDQINDLRHRYRWLENLRTRFPRVVKMIRAPFAFWGRRRSTGRTGSAE; translated from the coding sequence ATGAGCGGTGGGTCGGGCTCCGTCTCGGTCGTCGTTCCATGCTTCGACTCTGGCGATGTCGTCATCGAATCCGTGGAGTCTGCTCTGGCCCAGACCTACGTACCCCTCGACGTCATTGTCGTCGATGACGGCTCGACGGATCTTCGGACGCTGGATGCGCTCGTCCGCGTCGCACAGAAGCCGCGGGTGCGGTTGATCCGCCAAGAGAACAGCGGTCTGTCAGCGGCGCGGAACGCTGCGATCGCCGCCAGCAACGCTGAATACGTTCTACCGCTGGATGCAGACGACCTGATCGACCCCCGGTATGTCGAAGAAGCGGTGTTGGCGTTGTCTGGACAGCCGGATGCGCGTCTGGTGTACAGTCGGGCCGAGTTGTTCGGGACCCGCACGGGTCCGTGGGAATTGCCGGACTTCTCGTGGGAGAGAATCCTTGTCCACAATTTGATCTTTTGTTCGTGCCTCTACCGCAGAGCCGATTGGGTAAGGGTTGGTGGATACGACCCGTTCTTCAAGCGGGGTAGAGAAGATCATGATTTCGTCCTCAAACTTCTTGCACTCGGGGGATATCCAGTGCGTCTTGACGGGGTTTACTTCCACTACCGCCAGTCCGGCCGATCGATGAACGATTCTTTTGCCAAAGATCGAGACTTGCTCGTGGAGACCAGCGCGCGCCTGCTGCGCAACAATCATCGTCTCTATGTCGAGCATGCTGAAGATCTGTTCCGGTTCATCTTCAGCCAACAAGATCAGATCAATGACCTGCGACATCGATACCGTTGGCTCGAGAACCTTCGCACTCGATTCCCGAGGGTGGTAAAGATGATTCGGGCGCCGTTCGCCTTCTGGGGACGTCGCCGATCGACGGGAAGAACAGGTTCTGCCGAATGA
- a CDS encoding ABC transporter ATP-binding protein — protein sequence MATENADSRSVHGMKVLLQLARVHPARWVVTTAVLSLLLALLDMIGVAAMVPLMQLFSTTESQSSVVKVVVDILGTNDPAVLIPAFALCVALLFIVSSALMILFRWWLLGRTTRIGADAATELLRRYALAPYADHRSRNLPDVYRNINDMTTIASNTLLNAVTVVSDAMTLVGICVVLMIASPLVTLFAIALFAGAMVAFQRSLRRRQLRVGEELAAASLDAWAHIMPVLDGFREARLSSSAERFVRGFGEARIRTARANQAYSLLSELPKYLLQIIFILAVAGMAAILFVTGSASDALTVLAIFAAAALRGLPTMTRVSANIGSVRSGTVSLGLLTEAADTLNRSVAHCEAPRSAEPYRGDIVLRSVGFHYPDDPAPVLRDLDMKISEHTTTAIVGASGAGKSTVIDLILGLQQPTSGEITCGGVSINDDVARWYEGLGVVPQDVFLLNDTLEANITYGRPLDDADRALLHEVVRMAQLDSYVRSLANGLKTIVGERGTRLSGGQRQRVGLARALFRRPRVLVLDEATSALDNETEHQITQTLRALHGQITVIIVAHRLSTVRDADKLVFLSDGTVEGEGSFTEVRASTPSFARLVELGELA from the coding sequence ATGGCAACAGAGAACGCGGACTCACGGTCCGTACACGGCATGAAAGTCCTCCTGCAACTCGCTAGGGTGCATCCCGCACGCTGGGTCGTGACGACGGCTGTGCTCTCGCTTTTGCTGGCGCTGCTCGACATGATCGGCGTTGCAGCAATGGTTCCACTCATGCAGCTTTTCTCGACGACGGAGAGTCAATCGTCGGTCGTCAAGGTGGTTGTCGACATTCTGGGCACCAACGATCCCGCTGTGTTGATCCCGGCCTTTGCGCTGTGCGTGGCGCTCCTCTTCATCGTGAGCAGTGCGCTCATGATCCTCTTCCGGTGGTGGCTCTTGGGACGGACCACACGAATCGGAGCCGACGCGGCGACGGAGCTTCTCAGGCGCTATGCGCTGGCCCCGTACGCCGACCATCGCTCGAGGAATCTGCCCGATGTGTATCGGAACATCAATGACATGACGACCATAGCGAGCAACACGTTGCTGAACGCCGTGACCGTCGTCTCGGATGCGATGACCCTCGTCGGGATCTGTGTCGTGCTCATGATCGCGTCGCCGCTGGTCACGCTTTTCGCCATCGCGCTTTTCGCCGGTGCCATGGTGGCCTTCCAGCGGTCTCTTCGACGAAGACAGCTGCGTGTGGGCGAAGAGCTGGCTGCAGCGAGCCTTGATGCGTGGGCGCACATCATGCCAGTGCTCGATGGTTTCCGTGAGGCCCGGCTTTCGTCGAGCGCTGAACGCTTCGTGCGTGGCTTCGGGGAGGCGCGCATCCGCACGGCGCGTGCGAATCAGGCGTATTCATTGCTGTCGGAACTGCCGAAGTATCTACTGCAGATCATCTTCATCCTTGCGGTCGCGGGAATGGCCGCCATCCTCTTCGTCACAGGTTCGGCGTCCGATGCGCTTACGGTGCTGGCGATCTTTGCCGCCGCCGCGCTCCGAGGGCTGCCCACAATGACCAGGGTGTCGGCCAATATCGGGTCCGTGCGTTCTGGGACCGTGAGCCTGGGCCTCCTCACGGAGGCTGCGGACACGTTGAATCGGAGCGTGGCTCATTGCGAGGCGCCGCGGTCCGCCGAACCCTACCGCGGAGACATCGTCCTGCGTTCGGTCGGCTTTCACTACCCGGATGACCCGGCCCCGGTGCTTCGAGATCTCGACATGAAGATCTCCGAGCACACCACGACCGCGATCGTGGGTGCAAGCGGCGCGGGAAAGTCGACGGTTATAGACCTCATCCTGGGCCTTCAGCAGCCGACATCGGGAGAGATCACCTGCGGAGGGGTGTCGATCAACGATGATGTGGCTCGATGGTACGAGGGCCTGGGCGTGGTGCCGCAAGACGTCTTCCTTCTGAACGACACTCTCGAAGCGAACATCACTTACGGGAGGCCCCTCGACGACGCTGATCGTGCCCTGCTGCACGAGGTCGTGCGGATGGCGCAACTCGACTCGTATGTAAGGAGCCTGGCCAATGGATTGAAGACGATCGTCGGTGAGCGCGGTACGCGTCTGTCCGGCGGGCAGCGTCAGCGGGTCGGTCTCGCGCGGGCCTTGTTCAGAAGACCACGCGTTCTCGTGCTAGATGAGGCGACGTCAGCACTCGACAACGAAACCGAGCATCAGATTACTCAGACGCTCCGAGCACTGCACGGGCAGATCACTGTCATCATCGTCGCCCACAGGCTTTCTACGGTGCGAGACGCGGACAAGCTCGTGTTCTTGAGTGATGGCACGGTGGAGGGCGAGGGCTCGTTCACAGAGGTTCGTGCGTCCACGCCGTCGTTTGCACGTCTGGTGGAACTAGGAGAACTCGCATGA
- a CDS encoding glycosyltransferase family 4 protein, producing the protein MGEGDERFNERDQGSSAAGPPIALWLVPVPDLGGVARHVLDVTRTGIPGWRVVVLCPEGALAERLRSQGSAVVAGRFGPGAGVRASRRSLALTARALRPDIVHSHLAYADIINAWTRLPRGARRFTTEHGIAGDDAVYHDSTTQARLMALVHRARFPRFDGVIAVANATRKAMIAKWHVRQSIEVIPNGVDLPPGVEPRMGRPDTLRILSLSRLSPEKRIDKLIDAFALVKMERPDATLTIAGEGPLRDELVAQAARLDLADSVSFPGFVDADVAMAEADLLVQLSVWENCSYTLLDARANGIAVVAADVGGNGEILDEASLVQEVSASVIVRRVLSVAPRPESCKGTTVRQMCTALSSIYGKGAASRQMADAPGDH; encoded by the coding sequence GGCGAGGGCGACGAGCGGTTCAATGAGCGTGATCAGGGTTCCTCAGCGGCGGGCCCGCCCATCGCGCTCTGGCTCGTTCCCGTGCCCGATCTCGGTGGCGTGGCCCGGCACGTCCTCGATGTCACGCGCACCGGTATCCCGGGATGGCGCGTCGTCGTGCTGTGTCCCGAGGGGGCGCTGGCCGAACGGCTGCGGAGCCAGGGGAGTGCCGTCGTCGCCGGGCGGTTCGGTCCGGGCGCGGGCGTCCGGGCATCCCGCCGCTCCCTCGCCCTCACGGCACGCGCGCTCAGACCCGATATCGTGCACTCGCATCTTGCCTACGCGGATATCATCAACGCCTGGACCCGGCTGCCGCGTGGCGCCCGGCGCTTCACCACCGAGCACGGCATCGCGGGCGACGACGCGGTTTACCACGACTCAACGACGCAGGCTCGCCTCATGGCCCTCGTACACCGGGCGCGGTTCCCTCGGTTCGACGGCGTGATCGCCGTGGCGAACGCCACACGCAAGGCGATGATCGCGAAGTGGCATGTCAGACAGTCCATCGAGGTCATCCCGAACGGCGTCGACCTCCCACCGGGCGTCGAGCCGCGCATGGGACGACCGGACACCCTGCGGATCCTCTCGCTGTCGCGGTTGTCCCCAGAGAAGCGCATCGACAAGCTCATCGACGCGTTCGCCCTGGTGAAGATGGAGCGGCCGGATGCCACGCTCACGATCGCCGGGGAAGGACCGCTGCGGGACGAACTGGTCGCGCAGGCGGCCCGACTCGATCTGGCGGATTCAGTATCGTTCCCGGGCTTCGTGGATGCGGATGTTGCCATGGCGGAGGCCGACCTGCTCGTGCAGCTCTCGGTGTGGGAGAACTGCTCGTACACTCTTCTGGACGCACGGGCCAATGGGATAGCGGTCGTCGCCGCGGATGTCGGTGGGAATGGGGAAATCCTCGATGAGGCGTCACTCGTGCAAGAAGTGAGTGCGTCTGTGATCGTACGACGGGTGCTGTCAGTGGCTCCGCGCCCCGAGTCCTGTAAGGGGACCACCGTGAGACAGATGTGTACGGCACTTTCGTCGATCTACGGCAAGGGTGCCGCGTCCAGACAGATGGCGGATGCACCAGGAGACCACTGA